A region of Phycisphaerae bacterium DNA encodes the following proteins:
- a CDS encoding response regulator translates to MAQAKVLVVDDSPMISRLLQSKLGAAGIVSDAADSAAKALQMMERHLYFVVVADIHMPGTDGVALLSALKRLSPLVQVIMLTGDASIEQVIECADRGAIDFFSKQEPLPPLTDAVASALARAARWSGWFRQGNSAPEALVAAGRKP, encoded by the coding sequence GTGGCTCAAGCCAAGGTACTTGTGGTGGATGACAGTCCGATGATCAGCCGCCTCCTGCAGAGCAAGCTGGGGGCGGCCGGCATTGTCAGCGACGCGGCGGACTCTGCGGCGAAGGCGTTGCAGATGATGGAGCGCCACCTTTACTTCGTGGTGGTCGCGGATATCCACATGCCGGGCACGGACGGCGTCGCCTTGCTCTCGGCGCTCAAGAGACTCAGCCCGCTGGTACAGGTCATCATGTTGACGGGAGATGCGTCCATTGAACAAGTGATCGAATGTGCCGACCGGGGAGCCATCGACTTCTTCTCCAAGCAAGAGCCGCTGCCGCCGCTGACCGACGCGGTTGCCTCGGCTCTGGCCCGGGCGGCTCGTTGGAGCGGATGGTTCCGGCAAGGCAATTCCGCGCCTGAGGCACTGGTCGCAGCAGGAAGGAAGCCGTGA
- a CDS encoding chemotaxis response regulator protein-glutamate methylesterase, translating into MNERKLRVLVVDDTVVYRRIVSEVLASLPGVEVLSAAANGKIALQKMEQLHPDLLTLDLEMPEMDGLEVLRQLKAKNSPVGAIMLSAFTTSGADATVAALKLGAFDFVLKPSGTDTESNVEELRRELGHKIEAFARSRSIREAAGDSSGPQRVATRKVSSASEVVRRMSVVAQPVSGKPEVVALGISTGGPQALSRMLPQLPGDLATPVLVVQHMPPKFTASLAHDLNSRCQLAVSEAAGDDAVVPGRILIAPGGRQMKLDREGERLVVRITEDPPENHCRPAVDYLFRSVAHVCGPNALGIIMTGMGSDGALGCRLLKRRGATIIAQDEATCVVYGMPKQPTEEGLADAVVPLERMATEITRLTGRGVPAWK; encoded by the coding sequence GTGAACGAGAGGAAACTCCGAGTTCTGGTGGTCGACGACACGGTGGTGTACCGCCGGATCGTGAGCGAGGTCCTGGCGAGCCTGCCAGGGGTGGAGGTTCTGTCGGCGGCGGCCAACGGCAAGATCGCCCTCCAGAAAATGGAGCAGCTTCATCCGGATCTTCTGACTCTCGATCTGGAGATGCCGGAGATGGACGGCCTGGAGGTACTCCGCCAGCTCAAGGCGAAGAACAGCCCGGTCGGGGCGATCATGCTCAGCGCATTTACCACCAGCGGGGCTGATGCCACCGTGGCCGCCTTGAAGCTGGGTGCCTTCGATTTCGTGCTCAAACCCAGCGGGACGGACACCGAAAGCAACGTTGAGGAGCTGCGGAGAGAGCTTGGTCACAAGATCGAGGCGTTCGCCCGATCCCGTTCGATTCGCGAGGCGGCCGGAGACTCATCCGGGCCTCAGCGGGTGGCGACGAGGAAGGTGTCCTCCGCTTCCGAAGTGGTTCGGCGAATGAGCGTTGTCGCCCAACCGGTCTCCGGCAAGCCGGAGGTGGTGGCATTGGGCATTTCCACCGGCGGACCGCAGGCCCTGAGCCGAATGCTGCCCCAGCTCCCCGGCGATCTGGCCACCCCGGTGCTGGTCGTGCAGCATATGCCCCCGAAGTTCACGGCCTCGCTGGCCCACGATCTGAACAGCCGTTGCCAGTTGGCGGTCAGCGAAGCCGCTGGCGACGATGCCGTCGTTCCGGGTCGGATTCTGATCGCCCCGGGCGGACGGCAGATGAAGCTCGACCGGGAAGGAGAGCGGTTGGTTGTTCGGATTACCGAGGATCCGCCGGAGAACCACTGCCGCCCGGCGGTCGACTACTTGTTCCGCTCCGTGGCCCATGTCTGCGGGCCAAACGCCCTCGGCATCATCATGACCGGAATGGGCAGCGACGGAGCCCTGGGCTGCCGGCTGCTGAAACGCCGCGGGGCGACCATTATCGCCCAGGACGAAGCCACGTGCGTGGTTTACGGGATGCCCAAGCAGCCCACGGAGGAAGGCCTGGCGGACGCGGTGGTTCCACTCGAGCGCATGGCCACCGAAATCACTCGCCTCACTGGAAGAGGAGTGCCCGCATGGAAGTGA
- a CDS encoding protein-glutamate O-methyltransferase CheR has protein sequence MEVSSEDIKVISRLVDDLCGIVLDETKGYLIKSRLTRIAEETGCSTFSELYYKVRYANDKTLQTKIIDAITTNETLFFRDTTPFEAMRHKVIPDLIDEKAGTVCPRRLRIWSAACSTGQEPYSMVMVLYELLPDAARWDIQITATDISDTAIRQASLGRYSDMEINRGMTPQMLAKYFNREPSGWKVKDEVRGLVAFRRINLLEPFVGLGPFDIVFCRNVAIYFSPEARRSLFLRLADTLTPSGYLFVGSSESLTDLGPRFAPHQHCRSVFYRPNKSGAAAPQACLAGAGR, from the coding sequence ATGGAAGTGAGCAGCGAGGACATCAAAGTCATTTCTCGACTTGTCGATGACCTGTGCGGTATTGTCCTCGATGAAACCAAGGGCTACTTGATCAAGAGCCGGCTGACGAGAATAGCGGAGGAGACCGGGTGTTCCACCTTCAGCGAACTCTACTACAAGGTCCGATACGCCAACGACAAGACTCTGCAGACCAAGATCATCGACGCGATCACGACGAACGAGACGCTGTTCTTTCGTGACACCACGCCGTTCGAGGCGATGCGGCACAAGGTCATTCCGGATCTGATCGACGAGAAGGCCGGCACGGTCTGCCCTCGCCGCCTGCGGATCTGGTCGGCAGCCTGCAGTACCGGCCAGGAGCCATACAGCATGGTCATGGTGCTCTACGAGCTGTTGCCCGATGCCGCCCGCTGGGACATCCAGATCACCGCGACGGACATCTCCGACACGGCCATCCGGCAGGCCAGTCTCGGCCGTTACAGCGACATGGAGATTAACCGGGGCATGACCCCGCAGATGCTGGCCAAGTACTTCAATCGCGAGCCGAGTGGCTGGAAAGTCAAGGACGAGGTACGGGGGCTGGTCGCGTTTCGTCGGATCAACCTCCTCGAACCGTTCGTCGGCCTGGGCCCGTTCGACATCGTGTTCTGCCGGAACGTCGCCATCTACTTCAGCCCCGAGGCCCGCCGAAGCCTCTTCCTTCGGCTAGCCGATACCCTCACCCCCTCCGGCTACCTGTTCGTGGGCTCTTCCGAGTCGCTCACCGATCTGGGACCACGATTCGCGCCCCATCAGCACTGCCGCTCGGTCTTCTACAGGCCCAACAAGTCGGGAGCGGCCGCCCCTCAGGCCTGCCTCGCAGGAGCAGGACGATGA
- a CDS encoding PAS domain S-box protein, whose protein sequence is MRLRARVLVPISLLLVVLSSCLYLAATRILTQGFAETEFRATEHAVHHTNATIDDLISRLQIIGGDWAQWDDTCRYIEDGNPAFVQSNITVTSLTTIHTDWMLFLHRDGRVVGDFTQAADGESANLMFNVQAPLLREHLPVLTHHEKVGAPIAGVLLVAGSPCIVSSWPIVDSNGAGPIRGTLIVGRRINADVLKSLHRHTNSTIRLHRLHQEPVPEAVLAALLGGEPQVIDMADSETATGWSLRRDLYGRPAVLIENTTPRLVERHVTASLRYLLASVAVVSLASIVTILVLLDRLVIRRIQQLARGVEGIRANGKPSERLQVDGGDELGQLTASVNSMLESLETAENKHRAAFENATDGQILMTDRFLDCNSQSCLLFGCDREDIIGRTPADFSPPFQPDGRRSAEASQERIEAARSGHPQRFYWQHRRRDGSLVECEVSLVPIILGGQRSVHATVRDITEQKRAEFQVHQSREQLQFVLEGSNDGFWDWNMTTDIIEFSPRWCEILGHEVEEIEPRLSTFQRLVHPDDWPMLEGNIQTHARGETPQVSAEFRMRCRNGEWKWILGRGKVVKRDDTGKPLRMTGTHRDITERKQAQEALRTSEELFRSISDSAQDAIVMIDPEGRVVVWNRAAETMFGFSADLALGAGLHDLILPQPYHQDHLERLSRFGTAPTGDGVGKVIELTARRADGQELPIELSLSGMRLQDKWFAVGIIRDITERRRAEEAVRQSEEHFRLLSDSGPAMLWMASQDMKCTWFNKAWLEFTGRTLDQDRGSGWSEGIHPEDLERTLRHYTTSFVDRQPFEIEYRLRRADGRYRWVLDRGIPRYSDSGEFIGYLGSAIDIDVRKQIEDRLRESNNMLADTIEREKEAKTQLMAVLQQLRSATEAANAATQAKSQFLANMSHEIRTPMTAILGYTDSLLEESQSAGESPERLKALTTIQRNGRHLLAIINDILDFSKIEAGKLAIEQIRYSPLQILAEIESLESVNAARKNLRFEVKALSPMPATITTDPTRLRQVLANLVNNAIKFTPQGSVKLHAQFLAAEPADYPRIQFDVVDTGVGISPEQREQLFRPFTQADASTTRQFGGTGLGLVISRQITQLLGGSIEIVDSASDRGTHIRVTIPTGSLEGVSTRDNGENLNMEDSVQKNRAPATAGSLRCRILLAEDSEDNSDFISAMLRRAGAEVVLVENGQLAVDQALGGILNRRASDPSRPYDIILMDMQMPVMDGYEATRQLREKGYTGKIIALTAHALSSDRDKCLAAGCDDYATKPINRQEFFQTIQRNLSASAAAPTPPAAPASKAPEPATPAASEPARPTTPSTAAGSGNQVLSSERSCDPAFAPLIEAFLGRLPKRIEAFEQALAAHDLSILTMEAHKLKGAAGNYGFTALSKAAGDIERDAKAQCALDVLQHEVKALIELCHQTRAENPPAPTAANKEPP, encoded by the coding sequence ATGAGGCTGCGAGCCCGGGTCCTCGTTCCGATCAGTTTGCTCCTGGTGGTTCTGAGCAGCTGCCTGTACCTGGCCGCCACCCGTATCCTCACCCAGGGATTCGCCGAAACCGAGTTCCGGGCAACCGAGCATGCCGTCCACCACACCAACGCCACCATCGACGACCTGATCAGTCGACTGCAGATCATCGGCGGCGACTGGGCTCAGTGGGACGATACCTGCAGGTATATCGAGGATGGGAACCCGGCGTTCGTGCAATCGAACATCACGGTGACGAGTCTGACCACCATCCACACCGACTGGATGCTCTTTCTGCACCGCGACGGCCGCGTCGTCGGCGACTTCACCCAGGCGGCCGACGGCGAATCGGCCAACCTCATGTTCAACGTACAGGCCCCCCTGCTGCGCGAGCATCTGCCGGTGCTGACACACCACGAGAAGGTGGGCGCGCCTATTGCCGGCGTTCTCCTGGTCGCCGGCTCACCCTGCATCGTCTCATCCTGGCCGATCGTGGACAGTAATGGAGCGGGCCCCATCCGCGGCACACTCATTGTCGGCCGGCGGATCAACGCCGACGTGCTCAAGAGCCTGCATCGACACACCAACTCCACGATCCGGCTGCACCGCCTCCATCAGGAGCCGGTGCCGGAGGCCGTCCTGGCGGCGCTCCTGGGCGGCGAGCCTCAGGTCATCGACATGGCCGACTCGGAGACGGCGACGGGCTGGTCGCTCAGGAGAGACCTCTACGGCCGGCCGGCAGTGCTCATCGAGAACACGACCCCTCGTCTCGTTGAGCGGCACGTGACGGCGAGCCTCCGGTACCTGCTCGCCTCGGTGGCGGTCGTGAGCCTCGCCAGCATCGTGACCATCCTCGTTCTTCTGGACCGGCTGGTCATCCGGCGAATTCAGCAACTTGCCCGGGGAGTCGAGGGAATCCGGGCCAACGGCAAGCCGTCGGAACGTCTCCAGGTCGACGGCGGAGACGAGCTGGGCCAGCTGACCGCAAGCGTCAACTCGATGCTCGAGTCGCTGGAGACCGCTGAGAACAAGCACCGGGCGGCCTTCGAGAACGCCACCGACGGCCAGATCCTCATGACCGACCGATTCCTCGATTGCAACAGCCAATCGTGCCTTCTGTTCGGCTGCGACCGCGAGGACATCATCGGCCGGACCCCCGCGGACTTCTCGCCACCCTTCCAGCCCGATGGGCGCCGTTCGGCCGAGGCGTCCCAGGAGAGAATCGAGGCCGCGCGATCGGGACATCCTCAGCGGTTCTACTGGCAGCATCGCCGCAGGGATGGTTCACTGGTCGAGTGCGAAGTCTCCCTCGTCCCCATCATTCTCGGTGGCCAGCGATCCGTGCACGCAACCGTGCGCGACATCACCGAACAGAAACGCGCCGAGTTCCAGGTCCACCAGAGCCGCGAGCAGCTCCAGTTCGTGCTCGAGGGCAGCAATGACGGGTTCTGGGACTGGAACATGACCACGGACATCATCGAGTTCAGCCCGCGGTGGTGCGAGATTCTCGGCCATGAGGTGGAAGAGATCGAGCCCCGGTTGAGCACCTTCCAGCGGCTGGTTCACCCTGACGACTGGCCGATGCTCGAAGGGAACATCCAGACCCACGCTCGAGGTGAGACTCCCCAGGTCTCGGCCGAGTTCCGCATGCGCTGCAGGAACGGCGAGTGGAAGTGGATCCTCGGACGAGGCAAGGTGGTAAAGCGCGACGACACCGGCAAGCCGCTGCGCATGACCGGCACACATCGTGACATCACCGAGCGCAAGCAGGCCCAGGAAGCCCTCCGCACCAGCGAGGAGCTGTTCCGCAGCATCAGCGATTCTGCCCAGGACGCGATCGTCATGATCGATCCAGAGGGTCGGGTCGTGGTCTGGAACCGAGCCGCCGAGACCATGTTCGGCTTCTCGGCGGATCTGGCACTGGGCGCAGGCCTGCACGATCTCATTCTGCCCCAACCTTATCACCAGGACCACCTCGAACGCCTGTCCCGCTTCGGGACGGCACCGACCGGAGACGGAGTCGGAAAGGTCATCGAGCTCACGGCCAGAAGGGCCGACGGCCAGGAACTCCCGATCGAGCTGTCTCTGTCCGGCATGCGCCTGCAGGACAAGTGGTTCGCCGTGGGCATCATTCGAGACATCACTGAACGCAGACGTGCCGAGGAGGCTGTCCGCCAAAGCGAGGAGCATTTCCGGCTGCTGAGCGACAGCGGGCCGGCCATGCTCTGGATGGCCAGCCAGGACATGAAATGCACGTGGTTCAACAAGGCCTGGCTCGAATTCACCGGCCGGACCCTCGACCAGGACCGCGGTAGCGGGTGGAGTGAGGGCATCCATCCCGAGGACCTCGAGCGGACCCTTCGGCACTACACGACCTCCTTCGTAGACCGGCAGCCGTTTGAGATCGAGTACCGCCTGCGCCGGGCCGACGGCCGCTACCGCTGGGTGCTCGACCGCGGCATTCCTCGATACTCGGATTCCGGAGAGTTCATTGGATACCTGGGCTCCGCGATCGATATCGACGTGCGAAAGCAGATCGAAGACCGGCTTCGCGAGAGCAACAACATGCTGGCCGACACAATCGAGCGGGAGAAGGAGGCCAAGACCCAGCTCATGGCCGTCCTCCAACAGCTCCGGTCGGCCACCGAGGCGGCCAACGCCGCGACCCAAGCGAAGAGCCAGTTCCTGGCCAACATGAGTCACGAAATCCGCACCCCCATGACCGCCATCCTGGGCTACACGGATTCCCTGCTCGAAGAGAGCCAATCGGCCGGCGAGAGCCCGGAGCGACTCAAGGCCCTCACCACCATCCAGCGGAACGGGCGCCACCTGCTGGCCATCATCAACGATATTCTGGACTTCTCCAAGATCGAGGCCGGCAAGCTCGCCATCGAGCAGATTCGCTACTCCCCGCTGCAGATCCTGGCCGAGATCGAGTCGCTGGAGTCCGTCAACGCAGCTCGGAAGAACCTGCGTTTCGAGGTCAAGGCCCTGAGCCCGATGCCGGCCACCATCACCACCGACCCCACCCGCCTCCGCCAGGTCCTGGCCAATCTGGTCAACAACGCCATCAAGTTCACGCCGCAAGGCTCCGTGAAGCTGCACGCCCAGTTCCTGGCGGCGGAACCCGCTGATTACCCGCGAATCCAGTTTGACGTCGTGGATACCGGGGTAGGAATCAGCCCGGAACAGCGGGAACAGTTGTTCAGGCCATTCACCCAGGCCGATGCCTCAACCACGCGGCAGTTCGGCGGCACGGGGCTCGGGCTGGTCATCAGCCGGCAGATTACCCAGTTGCTCGGCGGCTCCATTGAAATCGTCGATTCCGCGTCTGATCGCGGGACTCATATCCGCGTCACGATCCCCACTGGTTCACTCGAGGGTGTTTCCACCAGGGACAACGGTGAGAATCTCAACATGGAAGACTCTGTACAGAAGAACCGTGCGCCGGCCACGGCAGGTTCGCTGCGCTGCCGCATTCTGCTGGCCGAGGACAGCGAGGACAACAGCGATTTCATCAGCGCCATGCTGCGACGGGCAGGCGCCGAGGTGGTCCTGGTCGAGAACGGCCAACTGGCTGTCGATCAGGCCCTGGGTGGAATCCTGAATCGCCGGGCATCGGACCCGTCTCGGCCCTACGACATCATCCTGATGGACATGCAGATGCCGGTCATGGACGGCTACGAGGCCACCCGGCAACTCCGGGAGAAGGGCTACACCGGCAAGATCATCGCCCTGACCGCCCACGCCCTCTCGTCGGACCGCGACAAGTGCCTGGCCGCCGGATGCGATGACTACGCGACCAAGCCGATCAACCGCCAGGAGTTCTTCCAGACCATCCAGCGCAACCTGTCGGCATCCGCGGCCGCTCCCACCCCGCCGGCCGCACCCGCGTCAAAGGCTCCGGAGCCGGCGACCCCGGCCGCCAGCGAGCCTGCCCGACCGACGACGCCCTCGACAGCGGCCGGATCCGGGAATCAGGTCCTGTCCAGCGAGCGGTCCTGCGACCCGGCATTCGCTCCCCTGATCGAGGCGTTCCTTGGCCGGCTGCCCAAACGCATCGAGGCGTTCGAGCAGGCCCTCGCCGCCCACGACCTAAGCATCTTGACCATGGAGGCTCACAAACTCAAGGGGGCGGCCGGCAACTATGGCTTCACCGCACTGTCCAAGGCGGCCGGTGACATCGAAAGAGACGCCAAGGCACAGTGCGCCCTGGACGTGCTGCAGCACGAGGTCAAAGCCCTGATCGAACTCTGCCACCAGACGCGGGCGGAGAACCCGCCGGCTCCGACAGCGGCGAACAAGGAACCCCCATAA
- a CDS encoding OPT/YSL family transporter, translated as MSTGANERESSLPDGTAESAASVSQAGDRLEMPVAAEQAAHLPPNGRRPGEIPPLPDHATPDEKELHWYRYVYQGDHVRQLSLRAVLMGGILGMFMCISNLYTTLKLGWSFGVAITCCVLSYVIWNALRTLSGKRLSQMTILENNCMQSTASAAGMSTGGTLATAVGSLLLIYGYHLSWPTLVAFTFLSASLGVFLAIPLKRQMINIERLPFPSGMAAAETLRSLHSHGAEAIRKAYSLVTALGCGAVLGFFRAAEGAIPLLDRIYQTPILGTPWRLHIRELIAFSGRSNGPSLVGFGFEPGTLMIAAGMFIGLRVSLSMLAGSILLYCVAVPWLFAQDQAMAGVADFVPSFTVKNGVINPTRWALWGGTSIMVFSSLASVALQWRTMARAFNVFQRAEAGSGAAELARVEVPGSWVIAGVVPIGIAAVLLNYLAFNMSILLGVIAVAMSFVLSLVACRATGETDTTPTGAMGKVTQLMYALLAKGDTTVNLMSAGTTAGAAGSAADLLTDLKSGYLLGANPRKQFLAQWAGVFFGVTAIVPAWYLMVPDQQTLEAFQPPATNMWRAMADALTKGLHTVPLTAQYAILIGAVVGIALPILSALWPKAAAYLPSAMGLGLAWVVPFQNSLSFAIGAVIAWVWTLVHRRTAGTYIMPVAAGLIAGESIVLALIAIMATVVKMFL; from the coding sequence ATGTCCACCGGTGCAAACGAACGCGAGAGTAGTCTGCCCGACGGGACCGCGGAGTCGGCCGCCTCTGTTTCGCAAGCGGGCGATCGGCTCGAGATGCCGGTGGCGGCGGAACAGGCCGCCCATCTGCCCCCGAACGGCCGCCGGCCGGGAGAGATTCCGCCCCTGCCCGACCATGCAACGCCGGATGAGAAGGAGCTGCACTGGTATCGTTACGTCTATCAGGGGGACCACGTCCGCCAGTTAAGCCTGCGCGCCGTTCTGATGGGCGGCATCCTGGGCATGTTCATGTGTATCTCGAACCTCTATACCACGCTGAAGCTGGGATGGAGCTTCGGAGTCGCGATCACCTGCTGTGTCCTCTCCTACGTCATCTGGAATGCGCTCCGCACCCTGTCCGGCAAACGCCTCAGTCAGATGACTATCCTGGAGAACAACTGCATGCAGTCGACGGCTTCGGCCGCGGGCATGTCCACCGGTGGCACGCTGGCGACCGCGGTGGGATCGCTGCTGCTGATCTACGGGTACCACCTGTCCTGGCCGACGCTGGTGGCCTTCACGTTCCTCAGCGCTTCTCTGGGCGTGTTCCTCGCGATTCCCCTCAAGAGGCAGATGATCAACATCGAGCGGCTCCCGTTTCCGAGTGGAATGGCCGCGGCCGAGACCCTGCGGAGCCTTCACAGCCACGGCGCCGAGGCGATCAGGAAGGCCTACTCGCTGGTCACGGCGCTGGGGTGTGGGGCGGTGCTCGGCTTCTTTCGTGCCGCGGAGGGGGCCATTCCGCTGCTCGACCGCATCTATCAGACGCCGATCCTGGGCACGCCGTGGCGTCTGCACATCCGCGAGCTGATCGCCTTTTCCGGCCGCTCGAACGGTCCCTCGCTGGTGGGATTCGGCTTCGAGCCCGGCACACTCATGATCGCGGCCGGCATGTTCATCGGCCTTCGTGTCTCCCTGTCGATGCTGGCCGGCTCGATCCTGCTCTATTGCGTGGCCGTTCCGTGGCTGTTCGCCCAGGATCAGGCCATGGCCGGTGTCGCCGATTTCGTTCCCTCGTTCACCGTCAAGAACGGGGTGATCAATCCAACCCGCTGGGCATTGTGGGGCGGGACGTCCATCATGGTGTTCTCGAGTCTGGCCTCGGTGGCCTTGCAGTGGCGGACGATGGCCCGGGCCTTCAATGTGTTCCAGCGGGCGGAGGCGGGCAGCGGCGCCGCCGAGCTGGCCCGCGTCGAGGTCCCCGGCTCCTGGGTGATCGCGGGCGTGGTTCCCATTGGCATTGCCGCCGTGCTGCTCAACTACCTTGCGTTCAACATGTCGATCCTGCTCGGAGTGATCGCGGTAGCCATGTCGTTCGTGCTCTCGCTTGTCGCCTGCCGGGCAACGGGCGAGACCGATACGACGCCGACCGGGGCCATGGGCAAGGTCACGCAGCTGATGTACGCTCTGCTGGCCAAGGGGGACACCACGGTCAATCTGATGTCGGCTGGGACAACCGCGGGTGCCGCGGGCAGCGCGGCGGACCTGCTGACCGATCTGAAGTCGGGGTATCTGCTGGGCGCCAATCCGCGCAAGCAGTTCCTGGCTCAATGGGCTGGGGTCTTCTTCGGCGTGACGGCGATCGTTCCTGCCTGGTATCTCATGGTTCCGGACCAGCAGACCCTGGAGGCGTTCCAGCCGCCGGCCACCAACATGTGGCGGGCAATGGCCGACGCCTTAACCAAGGGGCTGCACACGGTTCCCCTGACGGCCCAGTATGCCATCCTGATCGGAGCTGTGGTGGGCATTGCCCTGCCGATCCTGTCGGCGCTGTGGCCGAAGGCGGCTGCCTATCTGCCCTCCGCGATGGGCCTGGGCCTTGCGTGGGTGGTTCCCTTCCAGAACAGTCTCTCGTTTGCGATCGGTGCGGTCATCGCCTGGGTGTGGACCCTCGTTCACCGCCGCACGGCAGGCACATACATCATGCCTGTGGCGGCCGGCTTGATTGCCGGGGAGTCGATCGTTCTGGCCCTGATTGCGATCATGGCGACGGTCGTGAAGATGTTCCTGTGA
- a CDS encoding AMP-binding protein codes for MPELIEKLDFQGIHFANRVYTPREVQSTVDDLATHLRAKRISDSPFAFVFAYNHIKTVIACFAVQKAGMILVPVDPDIRPLELGDLLADSEPGVLIRYDPRTLEFDYRRDLVFRRPASEPWRGEDLSRICMMVYTAAEDGWYKGALLTREGLLSVAHAIVRGDHVNPRTVSCMLAPLHHLYGFQAGLLVPLLGRGTVVLQEIKELSRLRSSVIEMAKYRVTNLYSVPMVFYLISRVPMVRNWLGTVVGAVSGGYKLMEPVFQTFRDKTGLEIHEGYGLTEASPVCTWHIPEDRIRIHSVGRAFGDCEVCIRDRKGNRMPPGRSGEVCARGVNVMQGYFRHPEATSRAIRDGWLHTGDLGYMDEDGYVYLTGLAKRMLNVGGKNVYPREVERLALLHGNVQNATVFGKESSLGGHEVDAKFVLRDGANGSREAFNRWFQENLSRYKIPRRIEFV; via the coding sequence ATGCCTGAGCTGATAGAGAAACTGGACTTCCAGGGCATTCACTTCGCGAACCGGGTGTATACTCCGCGGGAAGTGCAATCCACCGTTGATGACCTGGCCACCCATCTGCGGGCGAAGCGGATCTCGGATTCACCGTTCGCCTTTGTCTTCGCGTACAACCACATCAAGACGGTGATCGCCTGCTTCGCGGTTCAGAAGGCGGGCATGATCCTGGTTCCGGTCGACCCGGACATCCGGCCGCTGGAGCTGGGTGATCTTCTGGCCGACAGCGAGCCCGGCGTGCTGATACGCTATGACCCGAGAACGCTCGAGTTCGACTATCGCCGGGATCTTGTGTTCCGCCGGCCGGCGAGCGAGCCGTGGCGAGGCGAGGACCTCTCGCGCATCTGCATGATGGTGTACACCGCCGCGGAGGACGGGTGGTACAAGGGCGCGCTTCTGACCCGGGAAGGACTCCTCTCCGTGGCCCACGCAATCGTCCGCGGCGACCATGTGAACCCGCGAACCGTCTCCTGCATGCTGGCCCCGCTGCACCACCTGTACGGCTTTCAGGCCGGGCTTCTGGTTCCGCTGCTCGGCCGGGGCACGGTGGTGCTGCAGGAAATCAAGGAACTCTCGCGGCTGCGTTCCTCCGTGATTGAAATGGCGAAATATAGAGTTACAAACCTCTATTCAGTTCCTATGGTGTTCTATCTGATCTCTCGCGTCCCCATGGTAAGGAACTGGCTGGGAACGGTGGTGGGGGCCGTGTCCGGCGGATACAAGCTCATGGAACCCGTTTTCCAGACTTTCCGGGACAAGACCGGGCTGGAGATCCATGAAGGCTACGGCCTGACCGAAGCGTCGCCGGTCTGCACGTGGCACATCCCGGAGGACCGGATCCGGATCCACTCCGTCGGGCGAGCCTTCGGCGACTGTGAAGTCTGCATTCGGGACAGGAAGGGCAACCGCATGCCGCCCGGCCGGTCCGGCGAAGTGTGCGCCCGCGGGGTGAACGTCATGCAAGGGTACTTCCGACACCCCGAGGCCACGAGCCGCGCGATCCGCGACGGCTGGCTGCACACCGGCGACCTGGGTTACATGGATGAGGACGGATATGTCTACCTGACGGGACTGGCCAAGCGAATGTTGAACGTCGGGGGCAAGAACGTGTATCCGCGCGAGGTAGAGCGATTGGCGCTCCTGCATGGCAACGTTCAGAACGCAACCGTATTCGGCAAGGAGTCGAGTCTCGGCGGGCACGAGGTGGATGCGAAGTTCGTTCTCCGCGACGGCGCGAACGGTTCACGGGAGGCGTTCAACCGCTGGTTCCAGGAGAACCTGTCGCGGTACAAAATCCCCAGGCGAATCGAGTTCGTCTGA